The Lycium ferocissimum isolate CSIRO_LF1 unplaced genomic scaffold, AGI_CSIRO_Lferr_CH_V1 ctg2090, whole genome shotgun sequence genome segment cactctcattttaaaattgagccgagctcatcacagtgtttcatcaagtaccaacagtgtctcaacagtatatcatgaagaatgagagtgtgtgcaatgcatacatcaatatcaataatcatgctcaatatcacaagtaccaacaatgggcaCGCCAACattatcatgaaagactacacaactCATATAAAAGGCTATccgcatatcaatatcaatcaGTAAGATaccacaatatcacaatcaagatggaacaatagattccaatatctactaacagcACGtagcatcaagccaacacaatgaAACAGTCAAATCACAAAACAACGGGGTGgagccccaatcacgcaacagggcccaacctaagacaatatccaacccaacttcatacctgaaggtttacatgctttatccgataatataatctaaatatatgcttcgctatacgaagtctcaccaagggtaagccataacctacctagatggccgaacaacaaataCCGACAAATCACTCTTTCGCCTTCCCCTCCCACTGAGTCTCAAGATCAataaagtctaggcatattagaaatctagattagaaatcatgaagaacgatactaatattgctaccattcaatttaggtcaaatccaaccctagaatttggggaaacgggccccacaaggtcaaaacggaaaattctggagtaaaatatcaaattaagtactaggtgatcataacccaacaactaattgctaatttaactcatgGACTCCCCtaattttgaaattgaagtaaaacccccaattttgggtataaaccctaactctttgattcaagaattcaactctaataatggaagataaatgATCAataaccttagattcatcaaaatctagcatcaactccatcaatttcattattaataagcttagatagAAAGACCaccaaacccacttttaatcttccattactaaggaattgataaggaaagaggaattctaagatgattcggattaatgaaaTAGCAAAAGGATTAtgagaacttaccaccaagaatcttcactAGTAATCTCCAAGAACAGATCCTAAGAGCTCTATTTTCGTAATGGCATTAAATGAGGGACTAATggtttttaacacttcattaattgaACTCACTGCCTGTCACCCACTTCCACGACACCTaggccgctacagcggtcaagCCCAAATGGCCTGAATCGTTCCAGTGGCAGGGtgaccgctccagcggtaccgctgcagtGGTGCTGGTGaagccaaagcgggcaccagacaccagaaatccacccaagtttcacaattcaatccgattttttgactaatttccgatgccatctgctcacataccatacacatagagaaacataaaaatacgctacgaatgAGCTCGTGGCCTctaaattcccaacggaggtcttgttgactgagtcaacccccaataccttaatttcaattttccaacccaagtcccaaaatgcatccgagtgcattgagaATCGaatcatatatacacacaagttctgaacgaccatccggacctctcaaaatcaaCGGATTTCCAAAAAAAGGTCTGttacccaaaagttaactttgggtcaactctttttcactttaagcccatatttcataaaaagtTGCCCAAatccgatctagacacctcgggaagcatgccaACTATTTCAAAAGTAggctaaccaagctcgaaaaAGGGCGAAAAgaccgaaaagactataacgaccaaacgggtcattacatcagataccaattgaaccgtcgCTCGTTCTCGAgcgaagaagagaaaaaaagcgggaaatacctgaatcagtgcACAACtagggatatcggctacgcatgtcggactcggtctcccaagtagcctcctcaacaaaacggtgcttccattgcaccttcacagaagcaatctctttcgacctcaactttcgaacctacctatccaagatcgcgataggctcctcctcataagtcaaattctcatcaagtaatatagaatcccaacgaacaatgtaggtaccgtcggcatggtacttcttcagcattgaaacatgaaaaattggatgaactcccgccaagcctgggGGCAATGCCAATTCATAAGTTACATCACCCACACggtcaacaatctcaaatggaccaatataCTTGGGGCTCAACTttcccctcttaccaaacctcataacacccttcatgggtgaaacctttaatagaacctggtcaccaacaGCAAACTCCAAATCCCGAACTtttcggtccgcatacatctttttcCGACTCTGAATtaccaaaagcttggcctgaataactctcactctatcaagggactctctcaaaagATCCGTACTCCAAGGtcgagcctcgaacccatcaaaccaactaaccggagatctacatctcctaccatataaagcctcaaaaggcgtcATGCCAATACTTGAATGGTAGttattattgtacgcaaacccTACCAATGGTAAGTGTTGATTCCAAtaaccaccaaaatcaatcacacgctcttaacatatcctcgagcacctagTTGGTCCTCTCGGACTGGCCATCGatctggggatgaaaagttgtactgAGATCCAGTTGGGTACCCAATTCCTCATGAAACGCCCTCCAGAATCATGAAGTGAAGATactaccccgatcagatacaacttggctaacttctcggCGGTATAAGGaacctgaactggaacaaagtgagcggacttggTCAACcaatcaactatcacccaaatagagttaaacttgcccagggtctttggaagacccacaacaaaatccatggtaatcctctcccactttcactcgggaatgggcatcaaGCACACCACCGGGTTctttggtgctcatactttacctgctgacaattaccacacttagctacgaaatcaactatatctctcttcatccgatgccaccaatagtgctatctcaaatcacggtacatcttagtcgcccccgAATGAAcggaatagcgagagctatgagcctcagacaagatcaactgaattaaatcaccaacacgaggaacgtaCACGTGTCCgttaatcctcaaaatgccaTCAGAATCAATCGCGGGCTCCTTAGCTTCACCtctcaaaactctatctcgaatcttgctcaactgagcatcctgaaactgatgagtcctgattcGATCTAATAAAAATGACCTTGCCTCTacacaagccaaaatcctgccaagggctgaaatatcaaggcgaacgaaattgttggccagagtctgaacttccatggccaacggacgctcggaaacaatcaatcgagctaaactcctcATACTATTTCCTTGTGACTCAAGGCATCATCTATCACATTGGCTTTCTCGGGATGATAAAGAATTGAGATGTCAttgtccttcaggagctccatccatcggcgctgcctggaattaagatctctctgggtaaacacatgctgaagactacggtgatcggtgaaaaccttaCAATGAATACCGTACAAATAATgcttccaaatcttcaaagggaagaccacggccaacaactccaaatcagggtagggtaatttttctcatgaatcttcaactgacgggaagcataagctatcactctaccctcctacatcaacacagcacccaaacccatacgggagGCATCACACTAGACcgcgaaatccttaccctccactggtaatgctaagatcggggctgaagtcaaaagaagcttgagcttttgaaagctctcctcacaatcatgtGACCACtggaagtgtcacgacccaaccagagggccatgatggggaCCTAGAActaccctaccgagcacctctgaacatgcATTTCATAATCATCTCTAGGTGGACCccaaagatagctcatgggtaCTATGatctgtaagggcatatgtCGCAAGATAACGACACGTTTCTATATAATTATCAACAATTATGCTCATAgtcacaagccgacaaggctgctaaaatattatataacaaTATGAACTAATAAGGTTAGGGGacatctagctacatacatctatctaagagcctctatatagaatacaggaatccatAAAGACAGGGCAGAACTCTggcatgcccaagtatatacacaaagagtaataccaatagactgcggTTCCGAAGCAAATAGACTGCTCCTAGAACTCCattgatgaagctcctaaggatcagatcCGTCTCTCTGCTTCCCTGCGGCCATGGACGTAGTGTCAGcaagaaaggacgttagtacgagcaatgtactgagtatgtaaggcatgaatagtaacatgataaaagcaggAAGAATAGCGTAAGATACAAAAACCGTTTATACCTCATGATACCTTTTAAGACATTCGTCATGCCTGCCTAACCTTTTTCTAgaagaaacatttcatatatctACATACGTACCCATACAGTACcatacaatataatacaatatcgtacccggccatatagactCGGAATTatccatacccgaccatagtaaGGTTCGATAATATCTGTACCCGGCCATAGTAAGGCTCGGTAACatctgtacccaactgcagtggtatgcGCTCAATCGATatcatacccagccatataagctcggtagtatccgtacccggccatagtaAGGCTCAGTATcataaaatagctatatacatatataatataaatagcatgcatgagagcctaaataagagctactactttatcagagtgacgtaaggtcggtaacctccaatgtgtcattatggaatcatcgttatcgctatatctcacctcgaaggagcaagcaacataaggtgagatcaacaacaatgaataaaatcaagaaaatcatgaaacaaaCTCCATAATCTCATAATAACGTCAagtccataagctttggaatctttagaatgggatcatcaccatcatcattatcatcatagaaaacatctatctttagtatcataagaactttgagaatcatgaacttctagcttttgagaataaggatgttatggaaaacatgtgtggattcataagaaaagaatcatgcctttagaaagaaagggatttagccttaacataccttttcgatCTCCTTAACCACTTAACGcttatcactactaaaaaactgctgAAAAACGACCTACTAAAACCGACCTCAGTGAGGTCGCTAAATAttgcgacctcatgaggtccGTATAAGCAtgcttttaattttataattttttttctttaaaagaccGACTTCCTGAAGTCGgtaatttaataataaattcCACAAAACACATGACTGACCTCAATAGGTCGCAAAGTTGTCATGCTAAACAATACCGACTACACGAGGtcggtaaatatttttaaaaaattaaatatatatttaattgggcgacctcatgtggtcggaatgcataattaaaaaaaaaatctaaaaacaaTTTTTCAATTACCGACCACACGAGGTCGgaacattttaaaataaaaataattaaattacggtaaccgacctcatgaggtcgctaaatcaaattaatatcacATACCTAACACCACTTTTccccatttttcatttccccctCTTTTCATTGCCTCGATTTCAGCCATCGCCGCCTATCGCCGCCCATCGCCCACCGTCTGTAGCCCAGTTCCCGACGTCGCCGTTTCCGGCGCCGTCCACCGTCCAACCGaggtattttttttcctttttggtcggTTTTCCAACAGTTTTTGTGATTTGTCACAGAATTTTTAAACATATGTCGTTTTCCTTCTCCtaaatatacaaacatacatacatgcCCCCCCCTTATTCATTACCATATAGTACCAATTATTTTTCTCCTCTCCATCTCCGTTTTTAGGGATTCAGTTCCACTGCTTTGTTGAGTCAATTTGCTGATTTCGGGATCGACTTTCCATTCTTGATTCCTCAAGTAGATTAATGTGAAATTTCTATGAGATTGTTATTCAGTTCCTAGCCATTTAAGGTATTTATTCTTGAcagcttcctcttcttttagGATTAGGTTTTAGTTCTAGGGTTAGGTTTTAACTCTGTTCTGAAGATTAAGGTCtattaaccccccccccccccattccATTAACATTAGGTTTTAATTCTGTATGAAGATTTTGATTGATTAAAATGGAAAGttggtaatttttttaatttctgtgAAGGGGTAATAATTTGATGGACCATTTGATTTACTTTCCATTCTCAGATACTACGCCTGGTGGCTGAAAATTAGCATTGGTAGATTTACTCACGTTTAATGTGCGAACTTAGCTTGTTTGGATAGTGTCGTACTACTCTATCGAACAGTTAAGGTTAGTACTTCGTACTACtctttcttatttctcattGCTTAATATGCTCTTTGTTTACTTTCCAATATATGGCACATCATGTTTATTTATCAAATGGTAAATTACTCGTTTCAACTCACTCAATTTTGCTCCACTTTGAACTCTTGGTTTTAGTGCTTTGTTGATGTATGCTAGCAGATTTCTACAAATTCCATTCTatgctatttttaaaaaataaattaaacctTGTACCCATTTGGTGTTGGGTATTAACAATTTCAAATCTTGTGTAATTTGTGTAGATGGAATCTCGATATATTTTAATGTTTAAATTAAACAGTTGGATGTCTTGTGTAATTTGTGAACAAATGATGGTAGAGGGGGGATGAGGCAAGAATTTATGGATGGTGTCattgcttttgttgaatatgCAATGACACTAGAACCTTTTATAATAGAAGGCTTGGTTAGGTGTCCTTGTGAGAAATGCGCATGTAGGAATTATGAGACACCAGAGATTGTTAGGCTTCATCTCTATACCCACGGCTTTCAATCAAATTATACAGTGTggactagtcatggagaaacgGATCTTTTGGTTTGGGAGGATTTCAAAACTTTGTTGTTGGCGAAGGTAGTAGGTCGGCAGAACCTGATGTCCAAAATTATAACATGCACAACATGATTCAGGATGCTTATGGGATGCATTCCGATTTTGAATCCGGTAACCATGTTGAAGAAGATCCTAATGAGGAAGCTAGTCATTTTTTTGAACAGTTGAAAGATGCTAGTCGGCCTTTGTGTGACGGGAGTCCGCACTCTCAATTGTCTATTGCTGTTAGATTAATAAGTATCAAAGCAGATTGGAATGTTCCTCAAGGGGCAATGGATGCTGTGATTAGCCTTATACGTGAATTAGTTGACCCGAATCTAGAGATACCTGTTAGCTACTACAAGGCAAAGAGATTGGTGTCAAAGTTAGGACTCTCGTCCTACAGAattgattgttgtgaaaatggaTGCATGTTATATTATAAGGATGATGTCGGTCTAGAATCTTGTAAGTTTTGTGGCAGAGCTCGTTTTAAGCGGACTCGTAGCGGGAAGAGAGTTGCTTTTAAGGCGATGCATTACTTACCTCTTATACCAAGGTTAAAGAGATTGTACGCATCAAATAGCTCTGCTTCTCATATGAGATGGCATAGTGAGAATAGAAGGCCGCCTGGTGTTATGTGTCATCCATCAGATGGAGAAGCTTGGAAGCATTTTGATAGAACATATCCAGACTTCGCAGCTGAACCACGGAACATTAGGTTGGGTTTATGTTCAGATGGATTCACTCCACATTCTGTTTCTCTTCGCTCCTATTCTTGTGGCTTTGTTTTCTTAACACCGTATAATCTTCCACCCGAGTTGTGTATGACTAGTCCATATATATTCCTAAATTGCATCATTCCTGGCCCGCGTAatccaaaagttttgattgatgtATACTTGCAACCTTTGATTGATGAGTTGAAACTGTTGTGGGTTGAAGGGGTTGACACGTTTGATGTATCGCGTAGGCAGAACTTTAATTTGCGGGCCACGTTAATGTGGACTATTAATGACTTTCCCGCTTACGGAATGTTGTCTGGGTGGATGACAGCTGGAAAGTTAGCTTGTCCTTACTGCATGGAAAATACTAAATCTTTCACTTTAAAATATGGCCATaaaaattcatggtttgattgCCACCGTCAGTTCTTGCCAATGGATCATGAGTTTCGAAGTATGAAAAATGCATTTAGGAAGAACACAATTGAACGAAATTGTCCACCTCCAAGACTGTCGGGAGAGGATATTTGGGAGAGGGTTCAAAACTTTCCGAAGGTTACTGAAGAAGCACCGTACAAGTTCGATGGGTATGGGTTAGCACATAACTGGACTAAGCAAAGCATATTTTGGGAGTTACCATATTGGAAAGATAATCTTCTCCGACATAATCTTGATGTCatgcatattgaaaaaaattactttgataaCTTGTTCAACACAGTGATGGATGTTAAGGGCAAGACAAAAGACAATGCAAAGGCAAGAATGGACGTACAGGAATACTGTAAGCGAAAAGAGTTATGGTTACAGGACAAACAGAACAGAGTCTTCAAGCCTAAGGCTGGTTATTCATTCACAATGGAGCAAAAGCGAAAGATTTGTCAGTGGGTCCAGAACTTGAAGATGCCTGATGGGTATGCATCAAATTTGGGAAAACGTGTCGATATGGAGCAAGGAAAGTTA includes the following:
- the LOC132043081 gene encoding uncharacterized protein LOC132043081, which produces MHNMIQDAYGMHSDFESGNHVEEDPNEEASHFFEQLKDASRPLCDGSPHSQLSIAVRLISIKADWNVPQGAMDAVISLIRELVDPNLEIPVSYYKAKRLVSKLGLSSYRIDCCENGCMLYYKDDVGLESCKFCGRARFKRTRSGKRVAFKAMHYLPLIPRLKRLYASNSSASHMRWHSENRRPPGVMCHPSDGEAWKHFDRTYPDFAAEPRNIRLGLCSDGFTPHSVSLRSYSCGFVFLTPYNLPPELCMTSPYIFLNCIIPGPRNPKVLIDVYLQPLIDELKLLWVEGVDTFDVSRRQNFNLRATLMWTINDFPAYGMLSGWMTAGKLACPYCMENTKSFTLKYGHKNSWFDCHRQFLPMDHEFRSMKNAFRKNTIERNCPPPRLSGEDIWERVQNFPKVTEEAPYKFDGYGLAHNWTKQSIFWELPYWKDNLLRHNLDVMHIEKNYFDNLFNTVMDVKGKTKDNAKARMDVQEYCKRKELWLQDKQNRVFKPKAGYSFTMEQKRKICQWVQNLKMPDGYASNLGKRVDMEQGKLHGMKSHDCHVFMETLLPIAFSGLPTRIWKPMTEISLFFKDLCSSTLRVDNLERMHKNIPVITNKLEKILPPGFFDVMEHLPIHLAEEARLGGPVQCRWMYPFERTIGRSKRGIMQRHRVEGSICEAYLAKETSHFCSYYFGDDVPCLRNRPNRHYDGGVNDAFAKPISIFNRPGTASKKRKNRELNDMEFKSALTHVLLNCPEVQSYYDYFVQIKDESQVYEQFATWFKDYVHSTQYGYHDQFLKDISWGPDSVYSMDKYVVNGFKFTTEEHSNHMKTNNSGVWVKGGDGNQTGVDYYGVIKEILELEFSGFQVKKIVLFRCKWFDPTPNRGTREFKQYNITEVNHTREYGAYDPFIIAQNVRQVYYAPYPLRPDKSAWWVVIKTKPVGRVEVENVLPVAFQADDVSSVHRTVDNDLEKDLEHPEHILEEIDIEEINPEVNEPNDGNETTDEEEWSEEGDGDDDE